From one Triticum aestivum cultivar Chinese Spring chromosome 4B, IWGSC CS RefSeq v2.1, whole genome shotgun sequence genomic stretch:
- the LOC123094143 gene encoding uncharacterized protein (The sequence of the model RefSeq protein was modified relative to this genomic sequence to represent the inferred CDS: added 36 bases not found in genome assembly), with amino-acid sequence MQSLAVIGKPADNAISGWSFQLLRMEDGGLGLAALSGLTVQLWERKLNCDGVVGWVLLQKTIPLEGLLPSTKPLVFIVGYDEDTNAIVLSTGIGNFMIQLDSMQIKHIIKRNDMCIDMFYPYHNFYTAGRGVGWKWVELEL; translated from the exons AACGCTATCAGTGGCTGGTCTTTTCAGCTCTTACGGATGGAGGATGGTGGACTAGGCCTCGCTGCTTTGTCGGGACTGACTGTCCAATTATGGGAAAGGAAACTTAACTGTGACGGTGTTGTCGGATGGGTGTTGCTGCAGAAAACCATTCCTTTGGAGGGGTTGCTTCCAAGCACAAAGCCTTTGGTATTTATCGTGGGGTATGATGAGGACACAAATGCGATTGTTCTGTCTACGGGGATTGGCAACTTCATGATCCAACTTGACTCAATGCAGATCAAACATATCATTAAAAGAAATGACATGTGTATTGACATGTTTTATCCCTACCATAATTTCTACACTGCAG GCAGGGGAGTTGGGTGGAAATGGGTGGAACTGGAACTTTGA
- the LOC123094144 gene encoding uncharacterized protein: MSRRRFSPATAPPLEDEDILQEILLHLPPQPSSLPRASAVCKRWRSILSDPQFVQRFRKHHRKPPLIGFFNQSYTVVCDFNPILEAPDRIHANRLSVPKRQSSMGKWRFMGCRNGLAVLVNGGRREAVMWDPLTGQNHRVPFPPGLHDGPTSSFYAWHAAVLCANAEDGHVHGDCIREPFKLVLICNRYEQAFASLYDSTCRAWGDSFSMAIENKIHWTRYSILVGNVLCWAICGGDAHVFDTEMQSLAVIEKPADKKAISDWSFQLLRMEDGGLGLAALSGLTVQLWDRKLNCEGVVGWVLLQKTIPLEGLLPSTKPLVFIVGYDEDTNAIVRSTGIGNFMIQLDSMQIKHIIKRNDMCIHMFYPYHNFYTAGRGVGWKWVELEL; the protein is encoded by the exons ATGAGCCGTCGCCGTTTCTCGCCGGCGACGGCACCTCCACTGGAAGACGAGGACATTCTGCAGGAGATCCTCCTGCACCTCCCTCCTCAGCCATCCTCCCTCCCACGTGCGTCCGCCGTATGCAAGCGCTGGCGCAGCATCCTCTCTGACCCCCAATTCGTCCAACGCTTCCGGAAACACCACAGGAAACCCCCGCTAATCGGCTTCTTCAACCAAAGTTATACCGTAGTCTGCGACTTCAATCCCATCCTGGAAGCGCCTGACCGCATCCATGCCAATCGTCTCTCGGTGCCAAAGAGACAAAGCTCCATGGGGAAGTGGCGTTTCATGGGCTGCCGCAATGGCCTTGCCGTCCTGGTCAACGGGGGTCGGCGTGAGGCCGTCATGTGGGATCCTCTCACCGGCCAGAACCATCGTGTGCCTTTTCCACCGGGGCTTCACGACGGTCCAACGAGTAGTTTCTACGCCTGGCATGCCGCGGTGCTTTGTGCTAATGCCGAAGATGGGCACGTGCACGGAGATTGCATCAGGGAGCCGTTCAAATTGGTCTTGATCTGCAACAGATACGAGCAGGCATTCGCTTCTCTCTATGACTCCACATGTCGTGCTTGGGGAGATAGTTTCTCGATGGCAATAGAAAATAAAATTCATTGGACAAGGTACAGCATCCTTGTCGGAAATGTGCTTTGCTGGGCGATTTGTGGAGGTGATGCCCATGTTTTTGATACTGAAATGCAGAGTCTTGCTGTGATTGAGAAGCCGGCAGACAAGAAAGCTATCAGTGACTGGTCTTTTCAGCTCTTACGGATGGAGGATGGTGGACTAGGCCTCGCTGCTTTGTCGGGACTGACCGTCCAATTATGGGATAGGAAACTTAACTGTGAAGGTGTTGTCGGATGGGTGTTGCTGCAGAAAACCATTCCTTTGGAGGGGTTGCTTCCAAGCACAAAGCCTTTGGTATTTATCGTGGGGTATGATGAGGACACAAATGCGATTGTTCGGTCTACGGGGATTGGCAACTTCATGATCCAACTTGACTCAATGCAGATCAAACATATCATTAAAAGAAATGACATGTGTATCCACATGTTTTATCCCTACCATAATTTCTACACTGCAG GCAGGGGAGTTGGGTGGAAATGGGTGGAACTGGAACTTTGA